A genome region from Antarctobacter heliothermus includes the following:
- a CDS encoding type II toxin-antitoxin system PrlF family antitoxin, translating into MSDVQAPRFEATLTDKYQNTVPAAVRRALHLGKRDKIAYVIRGGQVILEKAKPQGDQVDPAVQAFLGFLEREMVNNPQRLKPFGGETSRRAAELVDGMDVDLDAPLDDE; encoded by the coding sequence ATGAGCGACGTGCAAGCCCCCCGCTTCGAAGCGACCCTGACAGACAAGTATCAGAACACCGTGCCGGCCGCGGTGCGAAGAGCCTTGCACCTCGGCAAACGCGACAAAATCGCCTACGTCATCCGGGGCGGCCAGGTGATCCTGGAAAAGGCCAAGCCTCAGGGCGACCAGGTTGATCCTGCGGTGCAGGCCTTCCTGGGCTTCCTCGAACGCGAGATGGTCAACAACCCGCAGCGATTGAAGCCCTTCGGCGGTGAAACCAGCCGCCGCGCCGCGGAACTGGTCGACGGGATGGACGTCGATCTGGACGCGCCGCTCGACGACGAATGA